AGTGTTGTCTATAAATTAGTTCTCTCACAAACTCATTAATCTATTGTTGGAAATCTAGCTGGGCAAACAAACCAATATCGATTCAAGGCTGTTTAACCTTCAACGAGTTCTCTTGACCCTgctagaaatataaatttcttaacatttcatttacaacGTTAACTAATTGATGTTTTATTCACCATAGAGATTAATTTATGTGCAAAAATACAGGCGGTGCATTTGCGTTTAAAGGAACAAATTTTGCATCTTACACAtaagtatagtatttagtTGCCTTTGTGCaaacaatacacaaaatgaatgaaaataaataattgaaacacACAAGCTTAAATGAAACTTAAAGAACAACATTCTTGTGACTTAGACATTAGTACAATACATATTCGGAATGTCTGAATGCAGACTTAATGACTACGACAAAATtgtgaattcaatttgaattccaGTTAGAACGTTAATACAAGCTGGTCTTCTTCATAATACGAAGGAATTCCTCCTGATTGACTTCGCCATCGTTGTCCAAATCCGCCTCATCAATCATTTCACGCAGCTCTTCGTCCGTCAGCGTTTCACCTAATTCGCGTGCAACGcgttttagatttttaaatgAGATTTTGCCCGTTTCGTCATCGTCGAACAATCGAAACGCCTTCAATATCTCCTCTTTGGTGTCCTTTTCGGCCATTTTCATGGTCATCAGGTGCAGAAAGTCATTGAACGCAATCCGTCCACTGCCGTCCTTATCGATTTCCGCTATCATGCGCTTGATTTCCTCCTTTTTAGGCTCAAAGCCCAACGCCCTGATTGCCACCTTCAGCTCCTTGACCTCAATGTAGCCGGTGCATTCGTTATCAAACAAATCAAACGCTTCCTTAATGTCCGATTTTTGTGCTTCGGATAACTCGAATTTGGGACCCGACTTTTTGCGTCCTTGTTGCGTAGAACGTTTAGTGTTTGGAGCcgttgccgccgctgctgctgcggcagctgcaTTCGCGGGATTTGGTGAAACATTAGCTGCAGTAACGCTCGGTTCCATGTTGCCCACTGAGGATAATGATGATTGTGATAAGCTCTAAATCAATTGCaccaaaaagtaaaagttttgtttgtcttCGGTTATTTTCAATAGGCCGTAAATAAATCTAATTTCATAACACACGCAAATGTCACAGAACTGAAGAAGACGTCACGCGGCCGTTTTACGCTCACCTTGACTTTGACAGGATGGGCCGACTGGGGGAGGAGGCGGTAAATCGCGTATCCTTGCACTTGCGGTGTGGTTGCTTCCAATTACGTCGCCCACACTCAACTACACTTGCCTTCTGCTGCTATGCTTTGCTTCGCTTCACTTCAATTGGGCGCTGCTGGCGTTGACGTTTGTTGGGATGGGGTGAGAGGGTTGATtatatgtgttgttgttttgctgctaTAAATAAACAGCTGCAGTTACCGGTGCAACTGTTCGCGTTACTCTAGGCTACGCAACTTGTTTTACTGCAACTGTTTGGCATCTGCCGCCGTTTGTTATATCGCGGCACGCCAGTTTTATACacaattttcaacaatttttatttgttgtttaccAGTCCAACTGCTGCACACAGGTTGCTTCGCAGCTATCGATAAGTTCTCAGCTGCGATAACAAACATGCGCATGCGATAGATGTTATCGCACATTAAGTCTTTTGGCCATAATTAGTACATTTCTAGGTGGTTAATTTGTAACGAAAATTTGAATGTCCAAAATGTAAATTGGGAGTTTTTCATAAGACTTCACATTTTTACAAAATCATTAAACGACGTAACTTTAATTGCTGCTATTTTTAGATATATAATTGCCTTGTAAGTTCATCAATAAGAACGCAGCATTCATTAGCCAGGAAATCTTATAGGTTATTGACTGGCTTACGATCTGTCTTTTGTAGGCTTAATCAAATCATTATATTTACTCATATTCAGCAAGCAACATTCATTTATCATTTGCTGCCAATTAATGTGTTATCAAAAAGCGGCTGTCAGAAGAAGCATGCTAAAGAAGGaaccaaaacaaaagtaaattaattacaccTTTTCATGTCGCATGACAAGTCAACAGAAGAAATGGACCAGTTTCTGTTGGCCATTGACATCAgtagctgcttctgctgctcctgcattgttgttgattgcCGGTTgtcgcttttttgtttttacttccATATTCGCGCATAACTTTTACAGCGAGCAGGCCCACAACAAAACTCACATATGCAAAAGAGGAAAACAGGTAAcgcttttgttttgattttgctgcCAAATTCGCTTAACTCTTCACGTTCAATGTGCTCTCGGGACATGGCGAATTTgtcaaagaatttaatttgcattaaaactATGTCAgcatatgtattatttaaatatgtaaatttttatatttgtgtaaaatgtatctttttattatctttgccttaattaagtttatatatttatttatatatgatatatcgAATTTGTCGAggaatatattttgcattgaaACCATAATGTAAATGCtgacattatttaaatatttcatttttatatagtatatgttatAGTGAATGTTTgtagcattttgttttgtataaaaGCAAcccataaattattaaatttattgtcttatgtcaattaatattataatttgccaatttcaatttatttttatttatttcattttataaatttgttatataagAGTATTTGTCAGGCGGTAATCCAATCAGAACTTTCCTTTCTTTGACATTTTAGAACGTTGTTGAGGcgctttttttgtattttattttatttgatttttttgcgGCACGCTCCGATCGTGTATAAATAGCAGCGTCCTAAGTGCGATCGCCAACAGTTTCGTTCCGGGCGCGCATGCGCAAAGGTTCTCGCGACAacgaagaaagaaagaaagaagagtCAGCTTTTGGAATACCCAGAAACACACC
This window of the Drosophila albomicans strain 15112-1751.03 chromosome 2L, ASM965048v2, whole genome shotgun sequence genome carries:
- the LOC117565336 gene encoding uncharacterized protein LOC117565336, with amino-acid sequence MEPSVTAANVSPNPANAAAAAAAAATAPNTKRSTQQGRKKSGPKFELSEAQKSDIKEAFDLFDNECTGYIEVKELKVAIRALGFEPKKEEIKRMIAEIDKDGSGRIAFNDFLHLMTMKMAEKDTKEEILKAFRLFDDDETGKISFKNLKRVARELGETLTDEELREMIDEADLDNDGEVNQEEFLRIMKKTSLY